The genomic interval TGCAGGAATCCGTGTGAACCCTGTGCCCACTGCGCCGCCGTGAGAAAGGGCTGAGCGGCTCTGCTCCACGTTGTAGACTCAACAGACAAGGGCCGGGCGCGCCGCTGCCCAACGCATCCCACAGAACTTCTCCGTCACTACAAGGACACGCGAGTCAGCCCTGGGCCAGGCACCAGAAGACATTTCCTCTCTGTCCACAGAAGTGTCAAAGGGACACGACGCAGCAGGTCACAGACAGCCGCGTTGAGTGTCCGCGCCCACGGGTTCCGTTCACTTGGTCTTGTGCCATCCACTGGAGCTCACAGGATAGCGGAGAACCCCACAGGGAACAGCTCCCAGCAACGAGATCCAATCAGACTGCACAGTCACCTACAGCCCCCGTCCTCCTGTACCGGGTGCAAGTTCCATGAAGGTGCACGTTGTTCTGGAGGTCAGTGAGTCATCTGACGTTGAGGACAGTTTCTCTGCTGACCGCAGGGGGCAGGAGCGGGAGCCCCGTGCTGCCCGAGAAGCCCAAACTTGCTGCCCAGTGGCTGACCtgcccctgtcccccacccccacccacagggGCTGGGACATGCCTGAGGTGGGAAGGGCATCGCTTTAGGTTCAGCCCAACTACTCCCTGGATGACTCCGTAAAGTCAAGGGGAAAGCAAAGGCTGcaatcagaatttttaaattccatCCACCTTTCCACCGTCACAGTTTCCCAAACGAGCATGTTTCCTGAGTCTGGCCGCATGTGGAAACACCGCTCCCACCTTCTTTCGCAGACATGGCTGGTGCCGCTCCAGAGAACATCTGCTGAGCTCTGGTAGAACGCACCAACCGCGCAGGCGTGCTCTTTGCGAACACCACTTCCATGTGAGTCTAACGTGACGAGCGTCCCTGCAATGATGCATCTAAAAGTCACTGACACCGGAGGCATCCATGCAGCTCCCGCATTCTGAGCAGCAGGGGTGCAGATGCCGAGCCCGAGACCGCCAGGCGTCCTGGAAACACACACGAGACCCAGGGGGTCGGTAGGTCCAAGAGGACGTGCCTCTAACCACTGAACTCCACAGTCAAGAGAGTCCCCCACAAACAGGCCTCAATGAGGGCTGGCGGTTTCTAACCCTGCACGAGAACTGATCACTCACTGTGGAGACAGTTTGAACGTCGGGAACCATTTCCTCACGGGGCCCCAGGGGTGCACGTCGGAACGTCCTTCCCCACCTGTGGGTTTTACATCCTCACCTTTGTCCAGTCCCCATACTTCCTCCTGAGATGGCCCAGCTCAGTGTCCCCAGCGCCTGGACTGTGGGGTCTGCGTTTGCACACCAGCTCCCCTCCCCACTAAAGGCCGGTTCCTACATGGCCAGTAGCAAGCAACACCTTCAAACACGTAAAACGGGCCACCCCTccctgctggagccctccagtggcctcctccctcccccccccccacaggcacCATGACAACATGGGTTCTAGAGTCTCGTCTGCACCGCCGTGTTCACAGTGGAGTCATTCCTCGTCATTTGGAGCCCTGGAGGCCACGTGGCAACCTGGGTTAGCTGTGGATCAGTGGTCGCGGCAGCGGTCTGCATGTGTGCCGGGCCTGCGACATGGGAGCTGTTCGGTGACTGTGTCACAGAAACAGGGATGCTCTCTCGGATGCCCGCCATGGGCACAGCACAGGGTGCCGCCCATCGCACAGGACAGAAttagcacacacacacccccaaactCCCAAAGCAAAGCCACCGGGCTGTGTGTGCAGCCTTCCACACGAGTCTCTGCATCCCCCTCACTGACTCCGGGGCCACAACCGCTTTCTGGAGAGGGCTAGAGAGTTGGTATTCCAGGCTCCGCAGGCTGTGACCACTCAGCGCTGCTGCTGAGCGTGAACGCTGCCATGGACAGGATGTGATGGAGTGTGGCCGTGCTCCTGTAAACACCTGCTTCTGTGAAAACCGCGCTTGGTAGGTGGACCCGACAGGGACGCCTACATTACGCTCTCCGTGCCCACCCCTGCTCACGTCATGTCCAAGACCCCTGTCTTCCCAGGGGTAACCCTTGTCCCCCtcacagctgtccatctgttccctgtgtccatgcctgtttctattttgttcatccgtttattgtattcattagattctgcacgagtgagatcacatggtatttgtcgtcctctgactggcttatgtcactgAGCATAACACTCTCTGGGTCCATCCACGCCATCACAAACgataggatttccttcttttttacgacCACTTAGTATACTCCATTGTGCAAATGATCACAGCTTTTTCACCCATTGCGTTCTATGTAAGTCACGACGAGAAAATATTAGGATATTCTTCTCTCTTCCAACACCCCCTTTTTTATAATTGTAGGATTCATGACTTCTGTCTTCAAGACTTTCCTTCCATTTATTCAATCACTCATTCATGCCCAGCTCAACAAGCAAGAGAGCTCTGTGGGGACCACACGGCCTCTCTGTTTTATCTCCGCGGGACAGTTCCTGGAGAGCGGAAGGTTTCTAATAAACACTGAGCCACAGCGGCAGTCCACAACCACGACTCCCTTGCCCGCTTATTTGTCCCCGACTGGCTCCGAGACTGGCAACAGGCCACCTTCATCTGAGAACATTTTGTTCGGCTCCCGTACGGTATGAGACGTGGACCCGAGCGGTGTTCTTCCAAACTCAGGTACTCACAGAGACCCTCCACTGTCTTTTCAGCATACACCACCGGTACTATCAGATAAGTGACAGTGCCCCTGAAGTCAACTCACTGTTGTTAAAAACACATtgactttaaaaagaaacctTGTACCATGACTGTAATTTGGACCTCACAAGCCCTCTGGAAAGCCTTAGGTTGCTGGTAGCATGCCTGTACCACTTATGTTGGCTGGAATCAGAAACTTTTAAGATCAGAGAAACGTTAAACATATTCTGACAACTGAGAAGGTCGCATGACCAAGGGGACTTACAAATAACTTAGAAAGGACTTCGATCCTCACTGTGGGTTTAGCTATCAGTGAGGCTGTGTCTTACACACTGAAATCATGTGACACCCCCGTGAAGGGCTGGCAGAAGCAGCCATTCATCAGCCCAGCCCGCAGCCTGCTGTGTACACAGTGTGATGGGAACACGCTCTCACACGCTGCTGTATGTGTTGTCTGCAGCTCCTCTGTCTACCTgacagcagagctgagacatCACACAGAAACTCCATGGCCCCCACAGCCTAAAACAGCCCCACTGTGGCCCGTCACAGAACACGTCTGTCCAGCGCCACATTGCAGAGTGAACACAGTTCTTAGAGAAATAACGTGTCCTCCTGGtgctgcccccctgccccccaaaccCCGCCCACactccacaccctcatctctgCCAGCACTGTGGGTCCAGGTGTTCCATAGCTTTACTACACTGTCAGCCCCCTGAGGACCCCATGACTCAGAGTGTGACCGTGGGACTCAGAGGCATGGAACGGTGTGAACACAGACAGGACATCAACCCCCTCGAGGTGAGCTTCGATCCCGCCGTGCCACACGAGCTGCAGAATCTACCTGCAACCCACCCCAGCTCCTCACATCGTTCTCGGAGCCCATGCCTCATTAACTCTCACTGACTTCCCTCTTTGCTTCCCGCTGAAAGCCCCGAGCTCTACTGGTAATGACAACCTCTCGCTGTAGAGCAGTGCTCTGGGGCTGCACGGTCCAAAAGGTGAACACAATCGGCAAGACTCCTGGCTGTGCCTGGCCGAGACGTGCCGTGAGCCTGAAACACACATCAGATTCCAAAGAGCTCACAAGAGAGGGTGGATTGCAAGTATCTTCCTGTTCGTTATAGAATGCAGTGACAGTCATTTGGATTTATTGCACTAAATAAGCTCTTATTAAAATCACCACAGCCTGTTTGTTTGTGTTGCGCTCTCAGAAATTTAAAGTTGTCTCCGTGGCTCACAGATGTGGCATACGCTCCATTTCCCCCAGAGTTCACAGAGGATGTTTCTCACCATCTCAGTCGCACCTAAGCTAGAACCACGGTAAACACGTCGATAACATTTCCGTGATGAAGGTAAGGTGATGTGTCCCCTTAGAACCAATCAGTGCCTGGGAGACCACTTCCTCCCCACCAAGAGCATGATGTCTATCTAAACTGACACTTTCTGAGTGACATTAGAAGGGCGGTGCTAGGTCACCCCTTCCTGCTAAGGAGGATGACCAGATAAAACGCACTTCCTGTCTGATCAGAGTGGCCTTTTCCACGTGGCTCACAGATGTCGGTGTCTGACATCTGAGAGATGCACGTGGTGTCCTGGGGTGAGACGGAGCCCCTGAAAAAACGGCACACCAGGAAACCAACCCTTCTGTTGGGACACTCCTGCTCACCCCACTCCCTGGCGTTCTGTGCCACAGACCTTCCTGGGGGACCTCCGTGAGCTCCACGCATCCCGAGGACAACAGTGACCCTACGAACCCTGCGCTGTGTGCTCGCCACACTAGCGCTGCAGCCAAGCCCTTCACTCACCCTGGGACCGGCCAGGAGGCGGCCACTGCGCTGCTGGCTGCTGCACCGGACACAGCATCATCCTAAAAAGCCGTCTCTGGATGGGGCGGCATTTGGTTTCTCCCCGGATGATGCTACGACAGTAACGCAAACACAGCAGGAAACGGGGTGACTGTCCACCCCTCAACCGTCTGCTCACAGGCAAAGCAGTCACCTCGACATCTAATAGTAAGTGACAAACATCTCTTCCCCATTTCTCTAGAGACTCTGGGCAGGCGGGCAGCACACACCAGCCTCCAACTGGCTCAGGGAGCCTACACCCGCCGTCCTCATCCCCAGCGCTGCACAGACTGAGCAACAACAGAGAGCAGAGCTGAGCCCACTTCCCACCATGGACGGGGATAAACAAGGTCTCTCAGCAGCCCTTAACAGACATCAAACATATTCCCGCAGTTAACTGCTGAAGGTCATCATCTCCGCGGGCAGCCTGCCCTTGGAAGCGACAGTGCCTGGCAGTCTATCCCGCCGCACAGCTAAGCTAATGGCCAACGCAATGGGCCATTCCCCTTCCTCTCATTCTGAAAGCACTTGGCAACCGGTCAAGGATGGCGATGTTCTgcaggaaaacagctgtggtcaGAGGAAGGGAAACCACAAAGTCAGACGTGTGTGGTTAATACAGGCGGCCGATGGCACTCAGCTCCCggcccccccaccccatgcagCCACCCTGACGGCACACGGCCCCCACGCCCTCCGCGTGGCCACCCTGACGGCACACAGCCCCCACGCCCTCCGCGTGCCCACCCTGACGGCACACGGCCCCCACGCCCTCCGCGTGGCCACCCTGACGGCACACGGCCCCCGCGCCCTCCGCGTGGCCACCCTGACGGCACACGGCCCCCACGCCCTCCGCGTGCCCACCCTGACGGCACACGGCCCCCACGCCCTCCGCGTGGCCACCCTGACGGCACACGGCCCCCGCGCCCTCCGCATGGCCACTGACAGCACACTGCCCCCACGCCCTCCGCGTGGCCACCCTGACGGCACACTGCCCCCACGCCCTCCGCGTGGCCACCCTGACGGCACACTGCGCCCACGCCCTCCGCGTGGCCACCCTGACGGCACACGGCCCCCACGCCCTCCGCATGGCCACCCTGACGGCACATGGTCCCCACGCCCTCCGCGTGGCCACCCTGACGGCACACTGCCCCCATGCCCTCCGTGTGGGCACACGGCCCCCATGCCCTCCGCGTGGCCACCCTGACGGCACACTGCCCCCACGCCCCTGCGCAAGCACGCTGGCTTTGGAAGAGGGGGCTCGGCACCTGGCATTCTCCTTGTGTACCCCACCACTAACCCAGACACCGCCTTCCCACATGGGGCATGGAGTGGGGCTCTCTACGTGGCAGACTGGCTGGTGAGCAAGCCAGCCAGTCCCACACGAAGTCTGGCTTCCCAGCAGCCTGGGGTAGATGACCATGGAAATCAAACACTACAGATAAATAATGCAAGGTCAGAGGTTGCAGCGTGCCAGAAACGACTGCTGGGGAGACCTTTCTGCTGAGGGACGTGAGCAGGGACCCGGGGCATGAGTTCTGTTCCGGGGAGAACCACCCCGGAAGGACAGCAGGGAGTGGACGGGCGCTCGAGCGGGAAGGCACCAGTCACCCACCCAACCCGCTCAGGACAAAAGCCGCCTGTGTGCGGAATCTAGAGAAAGTTGCAAATATAGTAACTCAGGAGTATGTTTGACTTTATTCTCTCATTTCACCCACAAAACTTCAACAAGCCCTTTGGGCTACTGGGAGACTCACTCCCTGTAGTTACAGAACAAGGCATGGATTACTCTACCCCCTATACCCATGCCTTGGTGCCCGCCCTCTGTATCCTAGAAGGGCCAGCCCCACACACCAGCCTCTCAGGGAAACCCCGTCAGCAAACACTTAACGGTAGGTTACAGCTGGCCGCAAATTCTTTGCTCCCCCTTCCACTGAAGGGTGAAGCCTGAAGTCCCTGACACCTGACTGCCCCTGGTGGACTGCTCAGAGGACAGGGTGGACGTGCTAACTGCTGAAGCTCGGTCCTAAGGAGGGCTTCGGCTTTGGCTTGGCTGCTTAAAACAGTCATCTTTGGAAACCAGCCACTATATGTCATACGTGTGATAACGCTGAGCCCCCAAGCTGTGAGCAGCTCGCCCATGATACCAGGGGACAAAGGACGTGAGGCCAGGAAGCACCGTGATCAAGACCTGGGAGTTCAGGAGCCGTCAGCCTCACTCCCAGCCACCCCGCAGACGCCACCCGCGGCAAGATGAACCACCAAGCAGAGCCCTGCCGGAGCTGCTGACAGAACCATCAACGGATGAAACAGCTGTTTTAAGCCGCTGGGTCTGGGGTGACAGCCAGCCAGAATGCACCTTCTCATCAAGAACCCCAGGACTGCAAAACAGACAGCTGTATCATGCTACTTCCCAAAAGGAAAACTTCCTAAAATGtttggcatggggggggggggggtgtcatttCCTTATATTCCAGCTCCTTACAAATTCTCCAAAAACAGATAAATATTTACTCCTGTCCCCTGCTCCTACTGAGCACGAAGGACTCGTCAGCTTAAACAGTTATTTTGTGAAATGAGAAAAGCTTGATTTTCTTGTACTAATGGGTAAAATAAAAGCAGGTCAAGACAAAAACACTGTTATTCTTCTCTGTTAAGTTGGGTGCAATTAGTCTGAAGAACACAGAACACCTTTGTTGAGTAGACGACAGTAAGTGGTTTTTGCAATATTATGGTATATGGCACAGTGGAGTCGGTTTTGATTATAACCATTTTCTTATCAAATGCAATTCAGccctgcaaaaaaataatagagctaTTTCAGAGAGTGATTTGAGCCGCACTCATTGCGCGGCGTTCTCTGAATCCTTAGAAGAGGCACAGTTCTGAACAAGTGAGCAGAAGTGCTCCTAACCTTAGGTCAAAACCCAGGCGTTTTATCTAGGCGCACCTGTGAGTCACGGACAAGGCGGGCAGAAAGGGTCACTGGGGGGGCGTCGGGCAGAGACGGGGTGCGGAAAGGTCGTTCGGCGCTGCTCAGAGGAAGCACTCTGGGGTCGCAGTTCCGTGCCACCCCCTCCTTTCCCAGAAAAGTAGAGGAGGTTTGCTTTGCAGGGAGGAGTCGGGAGCCCCAGATGGAGGCGAGGCCAGGAGGCGAGATGTGCACAGACTGCAGAAGACAGGATGTGCCCAAATGACTGGCAGTGATGTAACAATGCTGCGTGGGCTGAATACAGGTGAGAGAGGGTtcccctgcatcccagtgcgCAGGCCTGgggaggcaggctgtgggcaCAGTGTCTGAGGTCACGGTGGCTCCAGGGAAGTTGCAGTGACGTAATTCTCTGAATCAGTCAACTCTTCCTCCCGTCCTTCACAACTCTTGTCTCTACAAGGACAGCTACCTGGTCATGACATCTTGGAGAAGGCCTTTTGCAGACACTGGTTCTTAATAAACCCACGAGTGTTTAGCGTTCAAGGCTGTTGAGACCTCAGCAAAGTACATGCAGTCCTTACTCATCAAcaattcactcattcatccatccatccatccatccatccatccaatttAAGACTCTCTCCCCGGCTTGGTGAAAAGCCCCATTCCTGCGCTTTGTGCCACGGATgggccccttccctctgccccgcCCTAGGGGCCAGGGAGCCAGCTGATGCTTTGCAAACACTGGGCCTCAGCCCCACGCTCGGACCTGATGGCCTGAGAGCTTCGGAGCTGTGGGGAAAGGGACAGAAGAACCAACAGGTGAGGAGCGTGTGAAGACAGAGCCAGCGTCCCTGTCTTCCTCCAGGCGACCGAGACCGAGGTTTCCGAAAGGGGCGCTCTGCGGGGGGAGGAGGTCAGAGGGGACAGAGGCGAGAGCGCAGAGGACAGACGAGGAAGAGGAAGTGCCCAGGTGCAGTGGGTGATTCGGTGGTTCCCTAGAGGGAAAATGCTTTCTGAAATCCAAAGGCAGCCCCCACGTCGAAGGAAGAAAGCGTCTGCCTTTCTCCTCCCGGGGAGGTAGGTCTGCTCTGGAAGGCACAGCCCGCAGGATAGAGTTCAGAGGTGGCAGGCAGCCCCATCAGGGTTCCCTTCTTCTCAAAGGTTAACACATGCTCCATGCAagtgtgcaaacacacacacacatgcacagcgGTTTTGTTAAACTGCCCTTACAGATAACGTTCACAACAGAACTCGGTTCCCAGAATGGAAGCCACCCCCTCCCCGTGTGTTAGCCGTGGCGTCCCCCTGTGGTCACAGGCTACAGAAATGacctgggagggggtgggaggtggtcACTCACTATAGCATCGGTCCTCAGACTGAACGGCGGCCTCCCTCCTGCTGGTGGCACTCAGTCAGCCCCCTCTCTCCCCTGGGGCACCAGTTAATGGTGATGGATGCTGGGCTGGCACCGGGTCCATGAAACGGGAGCTCGACTCCGGGCGGTGCTAACACTGCCACGGCCGCGTTGCGAAGGCGAGAGTCCCAACTTCAGAAGGAAAGCACCCAAGGAGACGCGACGGGGCCTGACCCTTCAGGGTTATTCCAGCAGATGGCCAGAGAGAGCAGCCCCATGCTAATGCCCAACATTTGGAAGCTATGCTCAATTAGTGTCAAATTGACTtcattaaaaaagatatacagttttattattttctaattacgaGGATTCAGACTAAAGGCTAATCGCATTGCCGGGTCCAGGTTTACCTCCAGCTGTTTCCGTAAACAGATGAGACTCCCGCGTCATTACAGACCTTGGAGTACACACGCTGCGAGCATGTTATGAATGCGAGCTCTTAAAGAGACAGAGTGCGCGCCACCTCCCCAAGGTAAACGCACACTCGAGAAACATTTACTACTGTCTTAACTGGAAACCCGTTTCTCTTTTTCACCAATTTCTCAACGGGCTGGAACAAATATGTTTTGCTACATAACATCCAAAATGTTCCAGTCATTGACATAAATGGAGCAACCACATCTAGAGGCGGCGGCTGTGTTGGCTGCTAAATTTGCACCCCTTATAGAGACCAAGGGGCCCCACAAACTAAATGTCTCTCGGCCTTGTCAGGGCTTGCCCGTGCCTGGGCCGCCCTCAAAACTCTGACGGACATTCTCAGCATGCAGCAGACAGTCGTCGGGCACAAAACATTTTCTGAAGCTAATGCTGCACGCACAACTGCTTCCCAAAAAGCAGGTGTGGTATTTCCTGGAGAGCGAAAGCTTGGGGTGTGGAGTTTAACCCAGGGTCCGGGAAATCGACAGTCAGGAGCCCCCCAGTGAAAGCATGTTGGAGAGCACGAGGTCACATGGAGAAAAAGCTCCCCTCGTTGAAACCTTTGGTGTCTACATAAGCACCCACCTCCACAAAGAACATCCTGTGAGACAGCTGAAGCTGGCAACGCAAAGCCCATAGTTTGTGCACACCCTGCAGAGAGGTCCGCGGCCAGCAGACCTGGTCTGGCTTCTGCAGGACAGAGGGAGACAGCGAGCCCTCAGGCCACAGGGTGGACCTGCACGCCCACACAGGAAGCGTGCAGGGCTCCACGGCACTCCCACTTCCGAGGGTGAGGGTGCAGAGTCTACCCCAGGGCACTCAGGGTCAGGCTGCTGAGTTAGGTCACTACGTTAGGCCGTGCTTAGCAACCCCAAACGCTACGCCAAATGGCTGCTACAATCAGACTCGAGTGGGTTTAAAACAAATACAACGTAACGAAAATCTAATTAAGCAGAGGTAAGGAGTGTCTCTCATGTCACATATCCCATGTTCTTTCTGTAAAGCACTCAGCACTCCTTCCAGATGCCTTGTCTTAGCATCTTACACAAGATGCTCAACAAACCCTACTGTGGGTTCTCCACACGTTGTGTTCTCTTATGTCTTGAACTCCCAGCACTATGTCCAGAGAGAAACAAAACTGTCGCCGAGGCTGCTGCCACCCCAGACTCAGAATGACAGATGGGCTCAGCTCACAGGCTGAGCAGAGACAACCCTACCTCAGGCCTGGCTCTGCAACCTGGTCTGTTGGCTGTTTCACCGAGCAGCCGTTGATCTCTGCTGGTCAAAGGGCACGTGAGCCCTCCTGACCCTCACCGAGGGCGCCCCGTTGGCATCCCCGGATGTTCTGTGACAGCAGAGAACGTGGACGAACCCAAATATGTCGGCCACTACATGCATAAAGCGGACAGGTGAGGCTGGCCTGCACCGCGCTGTGGAAGTGAGGAGCCGGGTGCACACAGCCCATCAGAAGCGCATCTGACCCGCAGGTCCCCCGCAGGGGTGGACACTCGAGCGCACTCACCTCAAGGTGAACTGGTCCTCCGTGCAGTTCCTGGACACGGACACGGGGAAGGTGAGCACGTCGCCCTGGTGCGCCGTCTGTGGCAGGTAGTGCACGGCCACGTTGTCGTCCAGGCGCAGCTCCCGCAGCGCAGGCGTCCGGCGCGCCTGGTGCAGGAAGACGCTCCCGATTCGCTGCAGCGGGGGCTCCGCCTCATCCGGATCTCCACGGGCGCAGTCCCCGCGTGCGTCGCCTGGGTGCACAGTGTAGTAGAGCTGCGCGGCGCTGCCCGCCGCCGGGTCCACGGGCCGCCTCCGCCCGGCCACCACCACGGGTGCGCTGAACCAGCCAGACGGCAGCCGCAGCTCGGCCACGCACAGCCCCAGCTCGCCGTGCAGCCGGCAGCTGCTCCGGACCTCCCGCGTCTCCCGGAAGGCGAACACCCGCAGGCAGGGCAGCGGCTCCGGCTCATCCCAGTCGCTGCGGCCCAGCACGTGGAACAGCACCTGCACGGTGGGCTGGCCAGGGTATATGTCCTCCCGCAGGATGTGGGCCTGCAGCCTCCGGCCAGGGTACAGTGCACCGCCCGCGCCCGGGGGCCCGGCGGGTGGCAGCAGCAGGTCCGGCGGCACCGCTTGGCGCGCCGAGAATGGGCCGTAGCTGGCGCTCAGCGCGGGAGGCCGGCGTGCGCGGTGCACGAGGAAGGACTCCACGCGGGACTGCAGGCTGGAGTTGCGCATCACATCCTGGTCGGCCTCCTTGAGGAAGAAGGCTGCGTCGGCGCCATGTACGCGGTAAGTCACCGGCAGGTAGGTGGGCAGCAGGGAGAAGCGCTGAATGCTCTCCAGGGCACCGCGGCCTTCGGTCACTGTCGGGAGGAAGGAGGGCAGCGTTAGAGCGGAGGGCAGCTGCTGCCCCGCAGTCCCGGGCTTGGGCACTTGGGCG from Saccopteryx leptura isolate mSacLep1 chromosome 2, mSacLep1_pri_phased_curated, whole genome shotgun sequence carries:
- the LOC136391904 gene encoding transmembrane protein 132D-like, with protein sequence MCPSEMGTLWHRWSPVFISLAALFSKVTEGRGALESIQRFSLLPTYLPVTYRVHGADAAFFLKEADQDVMRNSSLQSRVESFLVHRARRPPALSASYGPFSARQAVPPDLLLPPAGPPGAGGALYPGRRLQAHILREDIYPGQPTVQVLFHVLGRSDWDEPEPLPCLRVFAFRETREVRSSCRLHGELGLCVAELRLPSGWFSAPVVVAGRRRPVDPAAGSAAQLYYTVHPGDARGDCARGDPDEAEPPLQRIGSVFLHQARRTPALRELRLDDNVAVHYLPQTAHQGDVLTFPVSVSRNCTEDQFTLRTSGDANGAPSKPDQVCWPRTSLQGVHKLWALRCQLQLSHRMFFVEVGAYVDTKGFNEGSFFSM